The following are encoded together in the Glycine max cultivar Williams 82 chromosome 8, Glycine_max_v4.0, whole genome shotgun sequence genome:
- the LOC100781077 gene encoding probable amino acid permease 7, translating into MDGKNSLQITRSGIGAYDDDGHAKRTGNLQSAVAHIITAVIGSGVLSLAWSTSQLGWIGGPFSLLCCAIVTYISSFLLSDCYRTPDPVTGKRNYSYMDAVRVYLGYKRTCVAGFLQFLTLYGTSIAYVLTTATSLSAILRSNCYHKKGHEAPCKYGGNLYMALFGLVQIVMSFIPDLHNMAWVSVVAALMSFTYSFIGLGLGIATVIKNGRIMGSLTGIPTDKIADKFWLVFQALGDIAFAYPYSILLLEIQDTLESPPPENQTMKKASMVAIFITTFFYLCCGCFGYAAFGNDTPGNLLTGFGFFEPFWLIDLANACIILHLVGGYQIYSQPIYSTVDRWASRKFPNSGFVNNFYRVKLPLLPGFQLNLFRFCFRTTYVISTIGLAIFFPYFNQILGVLGAINFWPLAIYFPVEMYFVQQKIAAWSSKWIVLRTFSFACFLVTVMGLVGSLEGIVSAKLK; encoded by the exons ATGGATGGGAAAAACTCTCTTCAAATAACTAGAAGTGGTATTGGTGCTTATGATGATGATGGACATGCCAAAAGGACTG GGAATTTGCAGAGTGCTGTAGCTCATATCATTACTGCTGTTATTGGTTCTGGTGTTCTTTCTCTTGCATGGAGCACTTCCCAATTAGGATGGATTGGAGGGCCATTTTCCTTGCTTTGTTGTGCAATTGTCACCTATATTTCTTCATTCCTCCTGTCTGATTGCTACAGAACTCCTGATCCTGTCACTGGGAAAAGAAACTACTCTTACATGGATGCTGTTAGAGTTTATCTTG GTTATAAAAGGACATGTGTAGCTGGCTTCCTTCAATTTTTGACTTTGTATGGGACTAGTATTGCTTATGTACTAACCACAGCAACCAGTCTGAG TGCAATTCTGAGATCAAATTGCTATCACAAGAAAGGGCATGAGGCTCCTTGCAAATATGGGGGCAATCTGTATATGGCACTGTTTGGACTTGTTCAGATTGTAATGTCATTCATACCGGATCTCCATAACATGGCATGGGTTTCAGTTGTTGCCGCACTTATGTCCTTTACATACTCATTCATTGGACTAGGACTTGGCATAGCAACAGTCATAA AAAATGGAAGAATTATGGGGAGCTTGACAGGAATACCAACTGATAAAATTGCTGACAAATTTTGGTTGGTCTTCCAAGCACTTGGTGACATTGCCTTTGCCTATCCATACTCCATTCTCCTTCTTGAGATCCAG GACACTCTAGAGTCTCCTCCACCAGAAAATCAAACAATGAAAAAGGCTTCCATGGTTGCAATCTTCATTACAACATTCTTCTACCTGTGCTGTGGATGCTTTGGATATGCAGCTTTTGGAAATGATACACCAGGAAACCTCTTGACAGGGTTTGGATTTTTTGAGCCTTTCTGGCTCATTGACCTTGCTAATGCTTGCATCATTCTTCACTTGGTGGGAGGATATCAG ATTTACAGTCAACCAATATACAGTACTGTTGACAGATGGGCTTCAAGAAAATTCCCCAACAGTGGCTTTGTGAATAATTTCTACAGAGTGAAACTTCCTTTGCTTCCTGGTTTTCAGCTAAATCTTTTCAGGTTCTGCTTTAGAACAACCTATGTGATCTCAACCATTGGTCTTGCAATCTTTTTCCCTTACTTCAACCAAATCCTAGGAGTGTTAGGAGCCATAAACTTCTGGCCATTGGCTATATATTTCCCAGTAGAGATGTACTTTGTACAGCAGAAAATTGCAGCTTGGAGTAGCAAATGGATTGTTCTTAGAACATTCAGCTTTGCTTGCTTTCTGGTCACTGTAATGGGCTTGGTTGGCTCACTTGAAGGAATAGTAAGTGCCAAATTAAAATAG